In Vigna unguiculata cultivar IT97K-499-35 chromosome 3, ASM411807v1, whole genome shotgun sequence, a single genomic region encodes these proteins:
- the LOC114178811 gene encoding neutral/alkaline invertase 3, chloroplastic-like, whose translation MSLCTSKAVFQVLSRTVPQTGYNEPRVNSSDLTLHSRFGVKCMKKRSSRHRDLIVCSSMLQSRLRTHQFQWMGVTLHDHNKTYSRPWLKTCNCQRAESASGVAAGDGNGSRLLNDVETSNSASNVMSTKHILEFEDVQVHQLKQEEILASNVSNGAISDGFDSSMEEEAWDLLRESVVYYCGNPIGTIAAKDPTSSNTLNYDQVFIRDFIPSGIAFLLKGEYDIVRNFILYTLQLQSWEKTMDCHSPGQGLMPASFKVRTVPLDGDDSATEEVLDPDFGEAAIGRVAPVDSGLWWIILLRAYGKCSGDLSVQERVDVQTGIKMILRLCLADGFDMFPTLLVTDGSCMIDRRMGIHGHPLEIQALFYSALLCAREMLTPEDGSADLIRALNNRLVALSFHIREYYWIDMKKLNEIYRYTTEEYSYDAVNKFNIYPDQISPWLVEWMPNKGGYLIGNLQPAHMDFRFFSLGNLWSVVNSLATVEQSHAILDLVEAKWSDLVAEMPFKICYPALEGQEWQIITGSDPKNTPWSYHNAGSWPTLLWQLTVASIKMKRTHIAAKAVEMAERRIARDRWPEYYDTKRSRLIGKQSRLYQTWSIAGYLVAKLLLADPSKANILITEEDSELVNALISANPRGKRGRKNLKQTYIV comes from the exons ATGTCCCTGTGTACTTCCAAAGCAGTTTTTCAGGTTCTGTCCAGGACTGTGCCTCAAACTGGGTATAATGAGCCTCGTGTGAATTCTTCAGATTTAACGTTACATTCCCGGTTTGGAGTAAAATGCATGAAGAAAAGATCCTCAAGGCATAGGGATTTAATTGTGTGTTCTAGCATGCTCCAAAGCCGGTTAAGAACACATCAATTTCAGTGGATGGGTGTCACTTTGCATGACCACAATAAAACCTATAGTCGTCCATGGTTAAAGACATGCAACTGCCAACGGGCTGAAAGTGCGAGTGGCGTAGCTGCAGGAGATGGAAATGGATCAAGACTTTTGAATGATGTTGAAACATCAAATTCAGCAAGCAATGTGATGAGTACAAAGCATATCCTAGAGTTTGAAGATGTCCAAGTCCATCAGTTGAAACAGGAAGAGATTTTGGCATCTAATGTTTCAAATGGAGCTATTAGTGACGGCTTTGACTCTTCCATGGAGGAAGAAGCATGGGACTTACTTAGGGAGTCTGTAGTTTACTATTGTGGCAATCCCATCGGAACTATTGCTGCAAAGGACCCGACCAGTTCCAATACTTTGAATTATGACCAGGTCTTTATTCGTGATTTCATTCCTTCGGGAATTGCCTTCCTATTGAAGGGGGAGTATGATATTGTTCGGAATTTTATCCTTTATACACTTCAGTTGCAG AGCTGGGAAAAAACTATGGATTGTCATAGTCCAGGACAAGGCTTGATGCCTGCAAGTTTTAAGGTTCGGACAGTTCCTCTTGATGGTGATGATTCTGCAACGGAAGAAGTTTTGGATCCTGACTTTGGAGAGGCAGCCATTGGGCGTGTTGCTCCTGTTGATTctg GATTGTGGTGGATTATTTTATTACGAGCCTATGGAAAATGCTCGGGTGATCTATCAGTTCAAGAGAGAGTTGATGTGCAAACAGGAATTAAGATGATTTTGAGGTTGTGTCTTGCTGATGGCTTTGATATGTTCCCGACCTTATTAGTAACAGATGGTTCTTGCATGATAGATCGGAGGATGGGAATTCATGGGCATCCTTTGGAGATTCAG gCACTGTTTTATTCTGCCTTACTCTGTGCACGTGAGATGCTTACTCCAGAGGATGGATCAGCTGATCTTATCCGGGCACTGAACAACCGTCTGGTAGCTCTTTCATTTCATATTAGAGAATACTATTGGAttgatatgaaaaaattaaacgAGATCTACCGTTACACAACAGAGGAGTACTCCTATGATGCAGTTAACAAGTTCAACATATACCCAGATCAGATTTCTCCTTGGTTAGTGGAATGGATGCCAAACAAAGGAGGCTATTTAATTGGTAACCTACAACCAGCTCACATGGACTTCCGATTTTTTTCCCTGGGAAACTTGTGGTCTGTTGTAAACAGTTTGGCCACAGTGGAGCAATCGCATGCCATATTGGACCTTGTTGAGGCCAAATGGTCAGATTTAGTGGCAGAGATGCCATTCAAGATTTGTTATCCTGCTCTTGAGGGTCAGGAGTGGCAGATAATCACAGGCAGTGATCCTAAGAACAC GCCCTGGTCCTACCATAATGCAGGCTCCTGGCCGACACTGCTCTGGCAG CTCACAGTTGCAAGCATAAAGATGAAGCGAACACATATTGCTGCAAAGGCTGTTGAAATGGCTGAGAGACGCATAGCAAGAGACAGGTGGCCAGAATATTATGACACGAAGAGATCTCGACTCATTGGAAAGCAATCTCGACTATATCAGACTTGGTCCATTGCTGGATACCTTGTGGCGAAGTTGCTGCTTGCAGACCCGAGTAAAGCAAACATACTGATCACTGAAGAGGATTCTGAGCTTGTGAATGCTTTGATCAGTGCCAATCCTAGAGGAAAGCGTGGACGCAAAAATTTGAAGCAAACTTACATTGTATGA
- the LOC114176924 gene encoding probable WRKY transcription factor 13: MSTTSHTIPHHTFFEEQDQIPTQMGFFPFPTNLTLPPLGCHQSSLKTFTSITPSSLALSQQDSSTSNLSQTLFHKSTFGGPQFLSLHRSTLNPWALGEVSDCLSSKRSGFDDHHHLGISAMKMKKMKARRKVREPRFCFKTMSDVDVLDDGYKWRKYGQKVVKNTQHPRSYYRCTQDNCRVKKRVERLAEDPRMVITTYEGRHVHSPSNDLEDSSSPSQLGNFLW; encoded by the exons ATGTCAACAACTTCACATACCATTCCTCACCACACCTTTTTCGAGGAGCAGGATCAGATTCCTACACAGATGGGGTTCTTTCCCTTTCCTACAAACCTTACTTTGCCTCCTTTGGGTTGCCACCAATCCTCTTTGAAAACCTTCACCTCCATAACACCTTCTTCACTTGCCCTATCTCAACAAGATTCTTCTACCTCAAATCTATCACAAACCCTATTTCACAAGTCCACCTTTGGAGGACCTCAATTCCTCTCCTTGCATAGATCCACTCTGAATCCATG GGCACTGGGAGAAGTGAGTGATTGCTTGAGCAGTAAAAGAAGTGGATTTGATGATCATCATCATCTGGGAATTTCGGccatgaagatgaagaaaatgaagGCGAGAAGGAAGGTTAGAGAGCCTAGGTTTTGCTTCAAAACTATGAGCGATGTCGATGTATTGGACGATGGCTACAAGTGGAGAAAGTACGGACAGAAAGTTGTGAAGAACACGCAGCACCCAAG AAGCTATTACCGTTGCACACAAGATAACTGTCGAGTAAAGAAACGAGTGGAACGCTTAGCGGAAGATCCAAGAATGGTGATAACAACCTATGAAGGGAGACATGTTCACTCTCCATCAAATGATCTTGAAGACTCTTCATCTCCATCTCAACTTGGGAACTTCTTATGGTAG